A portion of the Candidatus Krumholzibacteriia bacterium genome contains these proteins:
- a CDS encoding ATP-grasp domain-containing protein translates to MKPRLLLLVPTSTYRAEAFVRAAKRLPVELSIASETPSSLEHLDPVSLPVLDFANPSRAAYHARAFAAAHPVDAVVAVDDRATLAAAVIAEALGLPHNTPDAVRAALNKHLGRLRMRAAGLPVPDFRLVPVASPEDALPGLTFPSVLKPLAMAASRGVVRVDHPAALLDTCRRLAPMVAAESPAYDAVARENLLVESFVPGWEVAVEALVTDGVVHVMAIFDKPDPLEGPFFPETMYVTPSRHPQAVQAGIVEMTQRAVAAIGITHGPVHVELRGHGDTVVPIEVHARSIGGLCSRVLRFDDGRTLEDVILQHAIGILGTPPPPPGHAAGVWMMQSPRRGVFVDMRGTAAASEIPGIEEIVVSVRPGQRLEPLPEGFLYMGFIFARAADPHAVESALRAAHARLDPLVDDAESVAV, encoded by the coding sequence ATGAAACCCCGTCTGCTGCTGCTGGTCCCGACCTCGACCTACCGCGCCGAGGCCTTCGTGCGCGCGGCAAAGCGCCTTCCCGTCGAACTCAGCATCGCGTCGGAAACGCCCAGTTCGCTTGAGCACCTCGACCCGGTGAGCCTCCCGGTGCTCGACTTTGCCAATCCGTCCCGGGCCGCCTATCACGCGCGCGCGTTTGCCGCCGCGCACCCGGTGGACGCGGTGGTGGCGGTGGACGACCGCGCCACCCTGGCGGCGGCGGTGATCGCCGAGGCCCTGGGGCTCCCGCACAACACGCCCGACGCGGTCCGTGCCGCGCTCAACAAGCACCTGGGACGCCTGCGCATGCGCGCGGCCGGGTTGCCGGTGCCGGACTTCCGCCTGGTTCCGGTCGCGTCACCGGAGGACGCGCTGCCGGGACTCACCTTTCCGTCGGTGCTGAAGCCGCTGGCCATGGCGGCGAGCCGGGGCGTGGTTCGGGTGGACCACCCGGCCGCGTTGCTGGACACGTGCCGCCGCCTGGCACCCATGGTGGCGGCAGAGTCGCCCGCGTACGACGCGGTGGCGCGCGAGAACCTGCTGGTGGAATCGTTTGTGCCGGGATGGGAGGTTGCGGTGGAAGCCCTCGTCACCGACGGTGTGGTTCACGTGATGGCGATCTTCGACAAGCCCGATCCCCTGGAGGGGCCGTTCTTTCCGGAGACGATGTACGTGACGCCGTCGCGTCACCCGCAAGCGGTCCAGGCAGGTATCGTGGAGATGACGCAACGCGCGGTGGCCGCCATCGGAATCACCCACGGGCCCGTACACGTCGAACTGCGCGGCCACGGCGACACGGTGGTTCCCATCGAAGTGCACGCGCGTTCCATCGGCGGGCTGTGCTCGCGTGTGCTGCGCTTCGACGACGGGCGCACGCTGGAGGACGTGATCCTGCAGCACGCAATCGGCATCCTCGGCACGCCGCCGCCCCCGCCCGGCCACGCCGCTGGCGTGTGGATGATGCAGTCGCCGCGGCGGGGCGTCTTCGTCGACATGCGCGGGACCGCCGCCGCGTCCGAGATCCCCGGCATCGAAGAGATCGTCGTGAGCGTACGGCCCGGCCAGCGCCTCGAGCCCCTCCCCGAAGGCTTCCTCTACATGGGTTTCATTTTTGCGCGCGCGGCAGATCCACACGCGGTGGAATCCGCCCTGCGCGCGGCCCACGCCCGCCTCGATCCCCTCGTCGACGACGCCGAATCAGTGGCGGTCTGA
- the mtgA gene encoding monofunctional biosynthetic peptidoglycan transglycosylase: MPRVNARRVVRLVAVAAVVFVAATLLPVVMLRWVDPPTSAFMLERRAAGVMFPSRRVPIVYQWTDWNAIAPSMGLAAIAAEDQNFLAHAGFDYESIRKAMEQKRRRGGMRGASTITQQVAKNLFLWPGRNFARKGLEAWFTVLIELAWPKQRILEVYLNVAEFGDGVYGVGAASRRYFDKKPSRLTRHESALLAAVLPSPRRFHVDRPTTYVQRRSWWIERQMAHLGSGHLAVLDTRGRGR; this comes from the coding sequence ATCCCGCGCGTGAATGCGAGACGTGTTGTGCGGCTTGTCGCCGTCGCCGCCGTGGTGTTCGTGGCGGCCACGCTGCTGCCGGTCGTCATGCTGCGCTGGGTCGACCCGCCGACCAGCGCGTTCATGCTGGAGCGGCGCGCGGCCGGTGTGATGTTTCCGTCGCGCCGCGTTCCCATTGTCTACCAGTGGACGGACTGGAACGCGATTGCGCCGAGCATGGGGCTCGCCGCCATCGCCGCCGAGGATCAGAACTTCCTCGCGCACGCCGGTTTCGACTACGAATCCATTCGCAAGGCCATGGAGCAGAAGCGGCGTCGCGGCGGCATGCGCGGGGCCAGCACCATCACCCAGCAGGTGGCCAAGAACCTGTTCCTGTGGCCGGGCCGGAACTTCGCGCGCAAGGGATTGGAGGCGTGGTTCACGGTTCTCATCGAACTGGCCTGGCCCAAGCAGCGCATTCTCGAGGTGTATCTCAACGTGGCCGAGTTCGGTGACGGTGTGTACGGGGTGGGGGCGGCGTCGCGCCGCTACTTCGACAAGAAGCCGTCGCGGCTGACCCGGCACGAGTCGGCGCTGCTGGCCGCGGTGCTTCCCAGCCCGCGCCGCTTCCATGTCGATCGTCCCACCACGTACGTGCAGCGCCGCTCCTGGTGGATCGAGCGCCAGATGGCGCACCTCGGCAGCGGCCACCTGGCGGTGCTGGATACCCGGGGACGCGGGCGATGA
- a CDS encoding FkbM family methyltransferase, translating to MLGYVARRLKRHRDRRTFREYGFEVRGFDLGRYGTVEYAQWLHPFERPKSFAPADVDGLRRFIREGDTAIDVGAHTGDTALPMALACGAGGLVIACEPNPYVFKVLEANAALNPGRTRIAPLNFAATESDGRYVFHYWDASFGNGGNLSRLHNQRHGHRYPLEVEGRDMERYLRAHFAERLPRLSFIKTDAEGYDKDVLRSMRGLLAEFRPVVVCEVHKKLDAAERGELYDVLAGAGYVMRRFLGGADPVGEAVAAADVSRRAGFDMLALPSERAADLVDDTP from the coding sequence ATGCTGGGATACGTCGCAAGGCGCCTGAAGCGGCACCGCGACCGGCGGACGTTTCGCGAGTACGGGTTCGAGGTCCGGGGGTTCGACCTGGGCCGCTACGGGACCGTGGAATACGCCCAGTGGCTCCACCCCTTCGAGCGACCCAAGTCGTTCGCGCCCGCCGACGTGGACGGGCTCAGGCGCTTCATCCGCGAGGGGGACACCGCCATCGATGTGGGGGCCCACACCGGCGACACCGCGCTGCCCATGGCGCTCGCCTGCGGCGCCGGCGGCCTGGTGATCGCGTGCGAGCCCAACCCGTACGTCTTCAAGGTGCTGGAGGCGAACGCGGCCCTCAACCCGGGCCGCACCCGCATCGCCCCGCTCAATTTTGCGGCCACCGAGTCCGACGGCCGCTATGTGTTCCACTACTGGGACGCGTCGTTCGGCAACGGCGGCAACCTCTCGCGGCTGCACAACCAGCGCCACGGGCATCGCTACCCGCTGGAAGTCGAAGGGCGCGACATGGAGCGCTACCTGCGCGCGCACTTCGCGGAGCGCCTGCCGAGGCTGTCCTTCATCAAGACCGACGCCGAGGGCTACGACAAGGACGTGCTGCGTTCCATGCGCGGGCTGCTGGCGGAATTCCGCCCGGTGGTGGTGTGTGAGGTTCACAAGAAGCTCGACGCCGCAGAGCGAGGGGAACTCTACGACGTGCTGGCCGGCGCCGGCTACGTGATGCGCCGATTTCTCGGCGGAGCGGACCCGGTGGGGGAGGCGGTGGCGGCCGCGGATGTGTCGCGCCGGGCCGGTTTCGACATGCTGGCGCTGCCGTCGGAGCGCGCGGCCGACCTCGTGGACGACACGCCGTGA
- the typA gene encoding translational GTPase TypA: MVNQKRRKDVRNIAIIAHVDHGKTTLVDALLRQSGAHLFKEGEVTILDSNPLEKERGITIFSKNASFKYKDLTINIVDTPGHADFGSEVERILRMVDGVLLLVDAFEGPMPQTKFVLKKSLELHLKPIVVINKLDRPHARPDEVASLTFDLFCELNATDEQLDFPIVYASGRQGYATLDLDEPSSDMKPLLETIVHRVLPPVADFDQPFQMLVTMLDYDSYVGRIANGRIAHGMIKMGAPIALIKRDGTIVRSKVTRILRYQGLHRIEVKEALAGDIVSIAGIDDVHVGETLASPERPEALPLIKIDEPTISMFFSHNTSPLSGQDGGRFLTSRHIRERLAHEAMINVGIKVEDADGGERFRVAGRGELHLAILIETMRREGYEMEVSRPRVILKETDAGLLEPVEEVVVEVDPGYEGSVIDALGRRKAEMRSMINSAVGTIRMEFIVATRALIGFRNEFLTMTRGTGVMYQNFREYQEYKGEMPHRNNGVQIALHPGKAVAFALWSLEERGEIFIHPGDTVYEGMIIGANNKGSDLVVNAIKEKKLSNMRSSGADDAIQLTPPREMTLEFALEFIADDELVEITPKSIRLRKKILNEQVRKVASKRPATV, from the coding sequence ATGGTCAACCAGAAGCGTCGCAAGGACGTCCGCAACATCGCCATCATCGCCCACGTCGATCACGGCAAGACGACGCTGGTCGACGCGCTCCTCAGGCAGAGCGGCGCGCACCTTTTCAAGGAGGGCGAGGTCACCATCCTGGACTCCAATCCGCTCGAGAAGGAGCGCGGCATCACCATCTTCTCGAAGAACGCGTCCTTCAAGTACAAGGACCTCACCATCAACATCGTCGACACCCCGGGGCACGCCGATTTCGGCAGCGAGGTGGAGCGCATCCTGCGCATGGTGGACGGCGTGCTCCTGCTGGTGGATGCCTTCGAAGGCCCCATGCCGCAGACCAAGTTCGTGCTCAAGAAGTCGCTGGAGCTGCACCTCAAGCCCATCGTGGTCATCAACAAGCTCGACCGGCCCCACGCGCGCCCGGACGAGGTCGCGAGCCTCACCTTCGACCTGTTCTGCGAACTGAACGCCACCGACGAGCAGCTCGACTTCCCCATCGTGTACGCGTCGGGGCGCCAGGGATACGCCACCCTCGACCTGGACGAGCCGTCCAGCGACATGAAGCCGCTGCTCGAGACCATCGTGCACCGCGTGCTGCCGCCGGTGGCCGACTTCGACCAGCCCTTCCAGATGCTGGTCACCATGCTCGACTACGATTCGTACGTGGGGCGTATCGCCAACGGGCGCATCGCCCACGGCATGATCAAGATGGGCGCGCCCATCGCGCTCATCAAGCGCGACGGCACCATCGTACGCTCCAAGGTGACGCGCATCCTGCGCTACCAGGGCCTGCACCGCATCGAGGTCAAGGAGGCACTGGCGGGTGACATCGTCTCCATCGCGGGCATCGACGACGTCCACGTGGGCGAGACGCTCGCCTCGCCGGAGCGCCCCGAGGCGCTGCCTCTCATCAAGATCGACGAGCCCACCATCTCCATGTTCTTCTCGCACAACACCAGCCCGCTGTCGGGCCAGGACGGCGGGCGTTTCCTCACCTCGCGCCACATCCGCGAGCGCCTGGCGCACGAGGCCATGATCAACGTGGGTATCAAGGTGGAGGACGCCGACGGCGGCGAGCGCTTCCGGGTGGCGGGCCGCGGCGAGCTTCACCTCGCCATTCTCATCGAGACCATGCGCCGCGAAGGCTACGAAATGGAGGTCTCGCGCCCGCGCGTGATCCTCAAGGAGACCGACGCGGGGCTGCTGGAACCGGTGGAGGAGGTCGTGGTGGAGGTGGACCCCGGCTACGAGGGGTCCGTCATCGACGCACTCGGGCGCCGCAAGGCGGAGATGCGCTCGATGATCAACAGCGCGGTGGGCACCATCCGCATGGAGTTCATCGTGGCCACGCGCGCGCTCATCGGTTTCCGCAACGAGTTCCTCACCATGACGCGCGGCACCGGCGTCATGTACCAGAACTTCCGCGAGTACCAGGAGTACAAGGGTGAGATGCCGCACCGCAACAACGGCGTGCAGATCGCGCTGCATCCGGGCAAAGCGGTCGCGTTTGCGCTGTGGAGCCTGGAGGAGCGCGGTGAGATCTTCATCCACCCCGGCGACACCGTCTACGAGGGAATGATCATCGGCGCCAACAACAAGGGTTCCGACCTGGTGGTCAACGCCATCAAGGAGAAGAAGCTCTCCAACATGCGCTCATCGGGTGCAGACGACGCCATCCAGCTCACCCCGCCGCGCGAGATGACGCTGGAGTTCGCGCTGGAGTTCATTGCCGACGACGAGCTGGTGGAGATCACACCCAAGTCCATCCGCCTGCGCAAGAAGATCCTCAACGAGCAGGTGCGCAAGGTCGCGTCCAAACGGCCGGCCACGGTGTGA
- a CDS encoding multidrug efflux SMR transporter — protein MAWVYLVIAGVMEWGWPMGLKLAANPAHRVWAIVLAVVCILLSGWFLFLAQRVLPIGTAYAVWTGIGAVGTFVLGILVFGEPAQLARFLFVGLILAGILGLKLAS, from the coding sequence ATGGCCTGGGTGTATCTCGTGATTGCCGGAGTCATGGAGTGGGGATGGCCCATGGGACTCAAGCTCGCCGCCAATCCCGCGCACCGGGTGTGGGCCATCGTGCTGGCGGTGGTGTGCATCCTCCTGAGCGGCTGGTTTCTGTTCCTGGCGCAGCGGGTGCTGCCCATCGGGACGGCGTACGCGGTGTGGACGGGCATCGGGGCGGTGGGGACGTTCGTGCTGGGAATCCTGGTGTTTGGCGAACCCGCGCAACTGGCGCGCTTCCTCTTCGTGGGACTCATCCTCGCCGGCATCCTCGGGTTGAAACTGGCCTCCTGA
- a CDS encoding phosphatidylethanolamine N-methyltransferase family protein — MRPRPTRLVPPVYFAIALCLIVLVERLVPDVVRLPAFARVLGWASMGAGLVLFVTTVTAFHRTGTPLKPFKGPGTLMTGGMFRVSRNPIYLGMTLMLLGVGLRGGEALPLVVPFLFAAIIEKRFILSEEEFLTDHFGDAYRSYRSRVRRWL, encoded by the coding sequence ATGCGACCACGGCCGACCCGTCTGGTTCCCCCGGTGTACTTTGCCATTGCCCTCTGTCTCATCGTGCTCGTGGAGCGTCTCGTTCCGGACGTGGTGCGGCTGCCGGCGTTCGCCCGCGTTCTGGGCTGGGCGTCCATGGGGGCGGGACTGGTTCTGTTTGTAACCACCGTGACCGCGTTTCACCGCACCGGAACGCCGCTCAAGCCGTTCAAGGGACCTGGAACCCTGATGACCGGCGGGATGTTCCGCGTCAGCCGCAATCCGATCTACCTGGGTATGACGCTCATGCTGCTGGGTGTGGGCCTGCGCGGGGGCGAGGCGTTGCCGCTCGTGGTGCCGTTCCTGTTTGCGGCGATCATCGAGAAGCGCTTCATCCTGTCGGAGGAGGAGTTCCTCACCGACCACTTCGGCGACGCGTACCGGTCCTACCGTTCCCGGGTTCGCCGCTGGCTCTAG
- a CDS encoding histidinol-phosphatase produces MSKVPDTDIARWAGLLDDLADRADAIALRWFGEPRLQVDDKSDGSPVSEADRAIEAMARDVVASGWPGLGVLGEEQEDTPSTSGARLIIDPIDGTRNFVRGIPVFASLLAVEQDGTVVAGVVSAPALGARWRAARGVGAFRDGKRLHVSAIKDLSRAHLFHADLSGRAEAAPPERLQPIFRRVLRTRGFGDFYQHMLVAEGAGEIAIDPKMQPWDIAAVKIIVEEAGGRSTSFRGEDTLHGGALLSSNGLLHDAVIAALSEEGVRAGRA; encoded by the coding sequence ATGTCCAAGGTACCTGACACCGATATCGCCCGCTGGGCCGGGTTGCTGGACGATCTGGCCGACCGCGCGGACGCGATTGCGTTGCGCTGGTTCGGTGAGCCGCGCCTGCAGGTGGACGACAAGTCCGACGGTTCGCCGGTGAGTGAGGCCGACCGCGCCATCGAGGCCATGGCGCGCGACGTGGTCGCGTCCGGCTGGCCGGGGCTCGGCGTGCTGGGCGAGGAGCAGGAAGACACCCCCTCGACCAGCGGTGCGCGCCTGATCATCGATCCCATCGACGGCACGCGCAACTTCGTGCGCGGCATTCCGGTGTTTGCGTCGCTGCTCGCCGTGGAACAGGACGGCACGGTGGTCGCGGGCGTGGTTTCGGCGCCGGCACTGGGCGCGCGCTGGCGGGCAGCCCGGGGCGTGGGCGCGTTTCGTGACGGGAAGCGTCTGCACGTCTCTGCGATCAAGGACCTGTCCCGCGCACACCTCTTTCACGCGGATCTGAGTGGCCGCGCCGAGGCGGCGCCGCCGGAACGCCTGCAACCGATCTTCCGGCGCGTGTTGCGCACGCGCGGTTTCGGCGATTTCTACCAGCACATGCTGGTGGCGGAGGGAGCGGGCGAGATCGCCATCGATCCCAAGATGCAACCCTGGGACATCGCCGCGGTGAAGATCATCGTGGAGGAGGCGGGCGGGCGCTCCACCTCCTTCCGGGGTGAGGACACCCTTCATGGCGGGGCGTTGCTCTCGAGTAACGGCCTCCTGCACGACGCCGTCATCGCCGCGCTGTCCGAAGAGGGTGTGCGGGCGGGCCGGGCGTAG
- a CDS encoding S9 family peptidase, whose translation MTTHRIPAAGVLLLLVLLPSIVATAAEPPVAARRPHETVTHGDTLRDNYYWLREKESPEVRAYLEAENGYAAEKMAPTAALQAELYDEMLARLQETDVDVPYRFGDFLYYSRTEEGKQYPIHCRRGSRANSPEEVLLDVNTMAEGLAFFRIGDREATDDGALLAYTTDTTGFRQYVLHIKDLRTGELIADIAQRVSAVVWAADNQTLFFIQEDPQTKRWHKLYRYVAGSAPPELVYEETDELYDLYLQRSRSGAYVFLVAASSTTSEVWYMAASAPDAAPMSLAGRREGHEYYVDHSGERFFIRTNDSGPNFRLVTARVSSPDEAGWEQVWGEREDVMIEDVDCFDRYYVITERADGLPRIRVADIRSGRSYDVAFPEPVYYVELGDNRVFKTEKLRLVYESFVTPASVYDYDMKARSFELLKEKPVLGYDRDKYRSERVHARAPDGTLVPVSLVYRSDRKPRNRPLLLLGYGSYGYSLDIWFSSDRLSLLDRGVIFAIAHVRGGGEMGKRWHEEGRLMSKHNTFTDFIACAEYLIEKGYTSPEQLAITGRSAGGLLVGAVVNMRPELFKVVLTAVPFVDVMNTMLDPTLPLTTGEYLEWGNPNEKAAYDYMKSYSPYDNVGRHPYPVMMVRTSFNDSQVMYWEPAKWVAKLRASKTGGNLLLFRTKLEPGGHGGASGRYDRLHDTAYEYAFILSQLGIPN comes from the coding sequence ATGACCACGCACAGGATTCCCGCCGCAGGCGTTCTTCTCCTCCTGGTTCTACTCCCCTCCATTGTGGCGACTGCCGCGGAGCCGCCGGTTGCGGCGCGCCGGCCGCACGAAACCGTCACCCATGGCGATACTCTTCGCGACAACTACTATTGGTTGCGCGAGAAGGAGAGTCCCGAGGTGCGCGCGTACCTCGAGGCGGAGAATGGCTATGCGGCGGAGAAGATGGCGCCTACCGCGGCACTGCAGGCGGAGCTGTACGACGAGATGCTCGCGCGGCTACAGGAGACGGACGTCGACGTGCCCTACCGTTTCGGAGATTTCCTGTACTACTCCCGCACCGAGGAGGGGAAGCAGTACCCCATCCACTGCCGCAGGGGCAGCCGCGCGAATTCGCCGGAAGAGGTCCTGCTGGACGTCAACACGATGGCGGAGGGGCTGGCGTTCTTCCGCATTGGCGACCGCGAAGCCACCGACGACGGCGCCCTGCTCGCGTACACCACCGACACCACCGGCTTTCGCCAGTACGTGCTGCACATCAAGGACCTCCGCACCGGCGAACTGATTGCCGACATCGCCCAGCGTGTATCCGCGGTGGTATGGGCGGCGGACAACCAGACGCTGTTCTTCATCCAGGAGGATCCCCAGACCAAGCGCTGGCACAAGCTCTACCGTTACGTGGCCGGGTCCGCGCCGCCGGAACTCGTCTATGAGGAGACCGACGAACTCTACGACCTCTACCTGCAGCGCTCGCGCAGCGGCGCGTATGTTTTTCTGGTCGCGGCCAGCTCGACCACCAGCGAGGTCTGGTACATGGCGGCGTCGGCGCCCGACGCGGCTCCGATGTCCCTCGCCGGCCGCCGCGAGGGGCACGAGTATTACGTGGACCATTCCGGCGAGCGATTCTTCATCCGCACCAACGACAGCGGACCGAACTTCCGCCTGGTCACGGCACGGGTGTCATCGCCGGACGAGGCCGGATGGGAGCAGGTGTGGGGGGAGCGCGAGGACGTGATGATCGAAGACGTGGACTGCTTCGACCGCTACTACGTGATCACCGAGCGCGCGGACGGCCTGCCTAGGATCCGGGTGGCGGACATCCGGTCGGGGCGTTCCTACGATGTGGCGTTTCCAGAGCCGGTCTACTACGTGGAACTCGGTGACAACCGGGTGTTCAAGACCGAGAAGCTGCGTCTGGTGTACGAGTCCTTCGTTACGCCGGCGTCGGTGTATGACTACGACATGAAGGCACGCAGCTTCGAGCTGCTCAAGGAGAAGCCGGTGCTCGGTTACGACCGCGACAAGTACCGGTCGGAGCGGGTCCACGCGCGCGCCCCCGACGGCACCCTTGTTCCGGTGTCCCTGGTGTACCGGAGCGACAGGAAGCCCCGCAACCGCCCCCTGTTGCTGCTGGGGTACGGGTCGTACGGCTATTCGCTGGACATCTGGTTTTCCTCGGACCGGCTGAGCCTGCTGGACCGCGGCGTCATCTTCGCGATCGCACATGTACGCGGCGGTGGCGAAATGGGGAAGCGCTGGCACGAGGAAGGCCGGCTGATGAGCAAGCACAACACGTTCACGGATTTCATCGCGTGTGCCGAGTACCTGATCGAGAAGGGGTACACGTCGCCTGAGCAACTGGCGATAACAGGCCGCAGCGCGGGCGGGCTGCTGGTGGGTGCGGTGGTCAACATGCGGCCGGAACTCTTCAAGGTGGTTCTTACCGCCGTGCCCTTCGTGGACGTGATGAACACCATGCTGGATCCCACGCTCCCGCTGACCACCGGGGAGTACCTGGAATGGGGCAACCCCAATGAGAAGGCCGCTTACGACTACATGAAGAGCTACTCGCCCTACGACAACGTGGGTCGTCACCCATATCCGGTCATGATGGTGCGCACCTCGTTCAACGACAGCCAGGTGATGTACTGGGAACCGGCCAAGTGGGTGGCGAAGCTGCGCGCCAGCAAGACGGGCGGGAATCTGCTGCTGTTTCGCACCAAGCTGGAGCCCGGCGGCCACGGTGGAGCGTCGGGGCGCTACGATCGCCTGCACGACACCGCCTACGAGTATGCATTCATACTCAGCCAACTGGGCATACCCAACTGA